The proteins below come from a single Chryseobacterium capnotolerans genomic window:
- a CDS encoding DUF3098 domain-containing protein: MSKKTNKFSASDFGSEAEVPQENAFYFGKQNFKWMLIGLAFIVVGFLLMMGPDANTVDGKFDPNSWNDDIFSIRRIRIAPLFVVIGFVIEVYAILKRK, encoded by the coding sequence ATGAGCAAAAAAACAAATAAATTTTCTGCTTCAGACTTCGGAAGTGAAGCAGAAGTACCACAAGAAAACGCATTCTACTTCGGAAAGCAAAACTTTAAATGGATGCTGATCGGACTGGCATTTATTGTGGTTGGATTTCTTTTGATGATGGGACCTGATGCCAATACAGTAGACGGTAAGTTTGATCCTAATTCATGGAATGACGATATCTTTTCCATCAGAAGGATCAGAATTGCTCCATTATTTGTTGTGATAGGTTTTGTCATAGAAGTGTACGCTATTTTAAAAAGAAAATAA
- the truB gene encoding tRNA pseudouridine(55) synthase TruB: MTAEELKSGYIFLLDKPLDWTSFQAVNKMKYKLKREFDLPKKFKIGHAGTLDPRATGLLIVCCGKFTKKIPEIQDAPKEYWTEIKIGVQTESYDTEKPEILHQDISHITEEQVKEALEKFVGEIEQKPPVYSAIKIDGERAYNLARAGEEVEMKSRKTTIHYLNDIKIDFPLVSFTVGCSKGTYIRSLAHDIGQELGVGAYLTQLRRTKIGDYKIEDATDQFLNNDFRFQGE; this comes from the coding sequence ATGACGGCGGAAGAACTGAAATCAGGATACATATTTTTATTGGATAAGCCTTTGGACTGGACTTCCTTCCAGGCTGTCAATAAAATGAAATATAAACTTAAAAGGGAGTTTGATCTTCCTAAAAAATTTAAAATCGGACATGCGGGAACTCTTGATCCAAGGGCGACCGGGCTTCTGATTGTTTGCTGCGGAAAATTCACCAAGAAAATTCCTGAAATTCAGGATGCTCCTAAAGAGTATTGGACAGAAATCAAAATAGGAGTACAAACTGAATCTTACGATACTGAAAAACCGGAAATCCTTCATCAGGATATTTCGCATATTACAGAAGAGCAGGTAAAAGAAGCCTTGGAGAAATTCGTAGGAGAAATTGAACAGAAACCACCTGTTTACTCTGCTATAAAAATTGATGGTGAAAGAGCCTACAATCTGGCCAGAGCAGGAGAGGAAGTAGAAATGAAATCAAGAAAAACTACGATTCATTATCTCAATGATATAAAAATTGATTTTCCTTTGGTAAGTTTCACCGTTGGATGTTCAAAAGGAACCTACATCAGAAGCCTTGCTCATGATATAGGGCAAGAATTGGGAGTAGGAGCTTATTTGACTCAATTGAGGAGAACAAAGATCGGAGATTATAAAATCGAGGATGCTACAGATCAGTTTTTAAATAATGATTTTAGATTTCAAGGCGAATAA
- a CDS encoding undecaprenyl-diphosphate phosphatase: MDLIKAIIIAIVEGLTEYLPISSTAHMGFTANLLGMPEDEFLKMFQVSIQFGAILSVVVAYWKKFFDLKNIQFYFKLGFAVVPALVLGYLFDDKIEAVLGNQIAISSVLVLGGVVLLFADKWFKNPKIADEKGITIRNAVTIGFWQCLAMMPGTSRSAASIIGGMAQGLTRKAAAEFSFFLAVPTMLAVTVYSVFVKTWGKETPNPQKGYEMIMASQDHIMIFVIGNVVAFIVALIAIKAFIGVLNKYGFKPWGWYRIFVGVALLIYFYFFK, encoded by the coding sequence ATGGATTTAATCAAAGCAATTATTATTGCCATTGTAGAAGGATTAACGGAGTATCTTCCTATTTCTTCTACCGCACACATGGGATTCACTGCCAATCTATTGGGAATGCCGGAGGATGAATTTTTAAAAATGTTTCAGGTATCCATTCAGTTTGGAGCTATCTTATCGGTAGTAGTAGCCTATTGGAAAAAGTTTTTCGATTTGAAAAATATTCAGTTTTATTTTAAACTGGGCTTTGCCGTAGTTCCTGCACTGGTATTGGGATATTTATTTGATGATAAAATTGAAGCTGTTCTGGGAAATCAGATCGCTATTTCTTCAGTATTGGTTTTGGGTGGAGTTGTTCTATTATTTGCCGATAAATGGTTTAAAAACCCTAAAATTGCCGATGAAAAGGGAATTACAATAAGAAATGCCGTAACCATAGGATTCTGGCAGTGTCTCGCAATGATGCCGGGAACCAGCCGTAGTGCCGCTTCTATTATTGGAGGGATGGCGCAGGGACTTACCAGAAAAGCTGCCGCTGAATTCTCTTTCTTCCTTGCAGTGCCTACCATGTTGGCGGTAACGGTATATTCTGTCTTTGTAAAAACATGGGGAAAAGAAACTCCTAACCCTCAGAAAGGATATGAAATGATTATGGCTTCACAGGATCACATTATGATTTTTGTAATTGGAAATGTGGTGGCATTTATTGTGGCTCTTATTGCTATTAAAGCATTCATTGGAGTACTTAATAAATATGGTTTCAAACCTTGGGGATGGTATCGTATTTTCGTAGGAGTTGCTTTACTAATCTATTTTTATTTCTTTAAATAA
- the rluF gene encoding 23S rRNA pseudouridine(2604) synthase RluF codes for MEKTRINKYLSEVGYCSRRAADKLLEEGRIKINGKIPELGTKVSDEDLVEVDGKPIREPQEKPVYIAFNKPVGIVCTTDTKREKNNIVDYINHPKRIFPIGRLDKPSEGLILLTSDGDIVNKILRARNNHEKEYLVRVDKPLTPRFLEKMRNGVPILDTVTKKCEVEKIDEMNFRIILTQGLNRQIRRMCEYLGYEVKKLKRIRIMNIKLDLPIGKWRDLTEDELNALNDLLTDSSKTID; via the coding sequence ATGGAAAAGACACGTATCAACAAATATCTATCGGAAGTAGGTTACTGTTCAAGAAGAGCAGCAGATAAGCTGTTAGAAGAAGGAAGAATTAAGATTAACGGTAAAATTCCTGAATTGGGAACCAAAGTTTCTGATGAAGACTTGGTAGAAGTAGATGGGAAACCTATTAGAGAACCACAGGAAAAACCGGTTTATATTGCTTTCAATAAGCCTGTAGGAATTGTATGTACTACAGATACCAAACGTGAAAAGAACAATATTGTAGACTATATCAATCATCCCAAAAGAATTTTTCCAATTGGAAGACTTGATAAACCTAGTGAAGGGCTTATTCTTTTAACCAGTGATGGTGATATTGTAAATAAAATTCTTCGCGCAAGAAATAACCACGAAAAAGAGTATCTGGTACGCGTAGATAAACCGCTCACTCCAAGATTTCTTGAAAAAATGAGAAACGGAGTTCCTATCTTGGATACCGTTACTAAAAAATGTGAAGTAGAGAAGATTGATGAAATGAATTTCAGGATTATTCTTACTCAGGGACTTAACAGACAGATCCGCAGAATGTGTGAATACCTGGGCTACGAAGTAAAAAAGTTGAAAAGAATTCGTATCATGAATATCAAACTTGATCTCCCAATTGGGAAATGGAGAGACCTTACTGAGGATGAGCTTAATGCATTAAATGATCTGCTAACAGATTCAAGCAAAACAATCGATTAA
- a CDS encoding YncE family protein — protein sequence MKLKFNQVPLFIGILMIFSHCQDDNHSEIPHDTAFYIDYRSLNGQPDGIAVIELDPEAPNFGNISSKLELGVGVLPHHLYYNQSANKLYSTALGGSYLYQVKTAKDKNGQPILVGATPIDTGENTVGENIFFTNDGRFFMTFMGGAGGPKDGSIGVFNANTNQLIKTIKAPIQDNPNKFIMYPHGISVNEEKGLMMVTSTIHPDLTSGFGNTCTLLDLNTYELKETYQVADSPTDLSSPVEVLLLRGKFPQYALATTMLGGDIWIAPYNAATKKYDAFTKIFDGSTQGLGWTLEMYIDDNNRLYVSFADPGKVLVFDISNLPQLKLLKTLTADKGAHHMVFFKTKKGKEVVAVQNNLLDLPNINSGTISVIEIETGKTLGTVNLRSKYGILPESIEGTNGPSNYMHH from the coding sequence ATGAAATTAAAATTTAATCAAGTTCCCTTATTTATCGGTATTCTGATGATATTTTCTCATTGTCAGGATGATAATCATTCAGAGATTCCACACGATACAGCATTTTATATTGACTATAGAAGTCTGAATGGACAACCAGATGGAATTGCCGTGATAGAACTAGACCCTGAAGCTCCCAATTTTGGAAATATAAGCAGCAAACTTGAGTTAGGGGTTGGTGTTTTGCCTCATCATCTTTATTACAACCAGAGCGCCAACAAATTGTATTCAACGGCGTTGGGAGGAAGCTATCTCTATCAGGTAAAAACGGCAAAAGATAAAAACGGTCAGCCCATATTAGTTGGCGCAACACCTATTGATACAGGAGAGAATACAGTGGGTGAAAATATATTCTTTACGAATGATGGAAGATTTTTTATGACCTTTATGGGAGGAGCAGGAGGACCAAAAGATGGCAGTATAGGTGTTTTTAATGCTAATACCAATCAGCTTATTAAAACCATTAAAGCTCCAATTCAAGATAATCCCAATAAATTTATCATGTATCCACACGGTATCTCTGTTAATGAAGAAAAAGGGCTTATGATGGTTACTTCAACCATTCATCCGGATCTTACCAGCGGTTTTGGGAATACCTGTACTTTATTAGATCTCAACACTTACGAATTAAAAGAAACTTATCAGGTTGCAGATTCACCAACGGATTTATCAAGTCCTGTTGAAGTTTTACTGCTTCGTGGTAAATTTCCACAATATGCTCTTGCTACAACAATGCTTGGAGGAGATATATGGATAGCACCATACAATGCTGCAACCAAGAAATACGATGCTTTTACTAAAATATTTGACGGAAGTACACAAGGTCTTGGCTGGACTCTGGAAATGTACATTGATGATAATAACAGGCTCTATGTGAGTTTTGCAGATCCGGGAAAAGTTCTTGTTTTTGACATCAGCAATCTTCCTCAGCTTAAACTTTTAAAAACCCTTACCGCAGATAAAGGTGCCCATCATATGGTTTTCTTTAAAACGAAAAAAGGAAAAGAAGTAGTAGCTGTACAAAATAACCTGCTGGATCTCCCTAATATCAATTCAGGAACCATTAGTGTCATTGAAATTGAGACCGGAAAAACCCTGGGAACCGTTAATTTACGCTCCAAATATGGAATTCTCCCTGAATCCATTGAAGGAACCAATGGACCAAGCAATTATATGCATCACTAA
- a CDS encoding cell division protein FtsX encodes MAKSVDEFNKKRLRSSNITVVISIALVLFLLGLMGLILINAQKYSDYIKEQLVVNAYFDENYDAKDSVKIAKLEEETFKKVQTLAPVKKATYISRSMAATEAKKSMGIDSDALFEENIFPSSIEIALKPEYVDPAKIDEAIKVIKSVPGIIDVKNDSTLMVDVYNNLSRILKWIFGFSLLFLVLAVVLINNSIRLKIFSKRFIIKTMQLVGAKRRFILKPFIIEAVVLGAIGSVIGLLALGGVWYYFTNQIGSAFVQDNNQYFWLVILVLGVGIFISVLSTIFATWRFLKSNVDDLYYS; translated from the coding sequence ATGGCTAAATCTGTAGATGAGTTTAATAAGAAAAGGCTTCGGTCCAGCAATATTACAGTAGTGATAAGTATTGCCTTAGTGTTATTTTTGTTAGGATTAATGGGGCTTATTTTAATTAATGCCCAGAAGTATTCTGACTATATCAAAGAGCAGTTGGTGGTGAATGCCTACTTTGATGAAAACTATGACGCTAAAGATTCTGTAAAAATTGCAAAACTAGAGGAAGAAACTTTTAAAAAGGTACAGACGTTAGCTCCTGTAAAAAAAGCAACCTATATTTCAAGAAGCATGGCTGCCACGGAAGCTAAGAAGAGTATGGGGATTGATAGTGATGCGTTGTTTGAAGAAAATATCTTCCCGTCATCTATTGAAATTGCTTTAAAACCTGAATATGTAGATCCTGCGAAAATTGATGAAGCAATCAAAGTCATAAAATCAGTTCCGGGCATCATTGATGTGAAGAATGACAGTACCTTGATGGTAGATGTTTATAATAACCTAAGCAGAATTCTAAAATGGATTTTCGGATTTTCATTGCTGTTCTTAGTATTGGCTGTAGTGTTAATCAACAACTCCATCCGTCTGAAAATTTTCTCCAAAAGATTTATTATCAAAACAATGCAGCTGGTAGGGGCAAAAAGAAGATTTATTCTTAAGCCTTTTATTATTGAAGCTGTTGTTTTAGGTGCTATTGGTTCTGTTATTGGTCTTCTTGCTTTAGGAGGAGTCTGGTATTATTTCACAAACCAGATCGGATCAGCTTTTGTACAGGATAATAATCAGTATTTCTGGTTGGTAATTTTAGTATTGGGTGTAGGAATCTTTATTTCCGTATTAAGTACTATTTTTGCAACATGGAGATTCTTAAAATCAAACGTTGACGACTTATATTACTCTTAA